A single window of Nyctibius grandis isolate bNycGra1 chromosome Z, bNycGra1.pri, whole genome shotgun sequence DNA harbors:
- the LOC137675944 gene encoding acyl-coenzyme A synthetase ACSM4, mitochondrial-like: MRAFIKSWIPQCLQILRSPCRLFHGCNGLLTSQIISYYDSINQCKKELPEYFNFASDVLDEWSRLEKDGSRPANPAFWWINDEGEEVKWSFEELGFLSRKAANILSEACGLQRGDRVIAVLPRIPEWWLLNVACMRTGIVFIPGTSQLTAKDIFYRLQASKAKCIITNDTLAPAVESVMPDCQFLKSKLIVAKGSRDGWLNLKELFAVTSADHKCIKTRSQDPMLIYFTSGSTGSPKMVVHSHSSYGIGFATSGRNWMRLTPSDIMWNTSDTGWVKSAWSSVFAPWICGSCVFVHNMPQFKPAVIAETLSRYPITAFCTAPTAYCMLVQHDLSSYKFTSLKHCLSGGEPLNPEVMAKWKIQTGLDIYEGYGQTETVTICANMKGMEIKPGSLGKAVPPYDVQVIDDHGAILPAGEEGNIAVRVQPTRPFCLFSEYVDNPEKTAASVCGNFYVTGDRGIMDKQGYVWFVGRADDIINSSGYRIGPFEVESALIQHPAVSESAVVSSPDPIRGEVVKAFIVLAPAFVSHDPEKLTYELQQHVKKVTAPYKYPRKVEFVQDLPKTATGKIQRRALRNKEWGKV; this comes from the exons ATGAGAGCATTTATTAAATCATGGATTCCTCAGTGTTTGCAGATTCTCAGGTCACCTTGCAGATTATTCCATGGATGCAACGGGCTTCTTACATCTCAGATTATTTCGTATTATGACTCTATAAACCAGTGTAAAAAGGAACTGCCAGAATATTTCAACTTTGCAAGTGATGTCTTAGATGAGTGGTCACGGCTGGAAAAg GATGGAAGTCGACCAGCAAATCCAGCTTTTTGGTGGATAAATgatgagggagaggaggtgaaGTGGAGCTTTGAAGAGCTGGGATTTCTGTCTAGGAAAGCAGCTAATATACTTTCTGAGGCATGTGGTTTGCAGAGAGGAGACAGAGTTATAGCAGTTCTGCCTCGTATTCCTGAATGGTGGCTACTGAATGTAGCCTGTATGCGAACAG gAATTGTCTTCATTCCAGGAACATCCCAATTAACAGCCAAAGACATATTTTATCGACTCCAGGCTTCGAAGGCCAAGTGCATCATTACCAATGATACACTGGCACCTGCAGTGGAATCTGTCATGCCTGACTGCcagtttctgaaaagcaaactaATTGTAGCCAAAGGGAGCAGAGATGGGTGGCTGAACCTCAAAGAACTCTTTGC GGTGACATCTGCTGACCATAAATGCATCAAGACGAGGAGTCAAGACCCAATGCTGATCTATTTTACTAGTGGAAGTACAGGCTCTCCAAAAATGGTGGTGCACTCCCACAGCAGTTATGGCATTGGATTTGCAACCAGTGGCAG GAACTGGATGAGGTTGACTCCTTCAGATATAATGTGGAATACCTCTGATACTGGCTGGGTAAAATCAGCTTGGAGCAGTGTTTTTGCACCATGGATCTGTGGATCATGTGTCTTTGTACACAATATGCCACAGTTTAAACCAGCAGTTATTGCAGAG ACTCTCTCAAGATACCCCATCACTGCCTTTTGCACTGCTCCCACTGCCTACTGCATGCTGGTTCAACATGATTTGAGCAG CTACAAGTTCACAAGTCTGAAACACTGTTTATCTGGTGGGGAACCTCTCAATCCTGAAGTGATGGCGAAGTGGAAAATCCAGACAGGGCTGGATATCTATGAAGGTTATGGCCAGACTGAAACA GTGACAATATGTGCCAATATGAAAGGAATGGAAATTAAACCTGGCTCTCTGGGAAAAGCTGTTCCCCCTTACGATGTGCAG GTCATAGATGACCATGGGGCTATTCTGCCTGCAGGAGAAGAAGGCAACATTGCTGTCCGAGTTCAACCGACGCGACCATTCTGTCTGTTCTCTGAGTACGTG GATAATCCAGAGAAAActgctgcctctgtgtgtgGAAATTTTTATGTCACTGGAGACAGAGGGATTATGGACAAACAAGGATATGTCTGGTTTGTTGGAAGAGCTGACGATATAATTAATTCTTCTGG GTATCGTATTGGCCCATTTGAAGTCGAAAGTGCATTAATACAACACCCTGCAGTCTCAGAGTCAGCTGTTGTCAGCAGTCCTGATCCAATTCGAGgggag GTGGTCAAAGCCTTCATTGTTTTAGCTCCTGCTTTTGTGTCACATGATCCAGAAAAATTAACTTATGAGCTTCAGCAACATGTGAAGAAGGTGACGGCACCTTACAAGTATCCGAGGAAG GTGGAGTTTGTTCAGGATCTGCCAAAGACGGCAACTGGGAAAATCCAGAGAAGGGCTCTAAGGAACAAAGAGTGGGGAAAAGTATAA
- the LOC137676074 gene encoding acyl-coenzyme A synthetase ACSM4, mitochondrial-like has protein sequence MKLLFKLQTLKSLWALKAPNRTFHGHPRLLASDVYSQYESVRRGEQEIPKYFNFASDVLDKWSEIEKAGKRPSNPAFWWINGKGEEVKWSFEELGFLSRKVANVLTKVCGLQKGARIVVILPRVPEWWLVNVACMRTGIVLIPGISQLSAKDILYRLQASKATCIITDDILAPAVDSVASECQFLKTKLIVSKGNREGWLNFTDLYKNQSAEHSCIKTRIQDPMSIFFTSGTTGSPKMTEHSQGSLGFRPLLSERYWLDLTTSDMVWSTADTGWILASLASVFDPWVFGSCIFIHKLSQIESAAILNTLCRFPIDVLIGAPTLFRMLVQNDLSNYKFRNLKHCMSGGEPVNPEVMEQWKSKTGLDIHEVYGQTETGIICSVFKGMKIKPGSMGKAAPLYDVQIIDKNANILPPGQQGEIAVRSKPIRPLGLFSEYVDNPKKTGESERGDFYVTGDRGTMDEDGYFKFIGRDDDIIISSGYRIGPFEVESALIEHPAVAETAVVSSPDPLRGEIVKAFVVLSPTFSSSDLESLTHDLQEHVKKTTAPYKYPRKVEFVQELPKTVTGKIKRNELRNKEWGRM, from the exons ATGAAGTTGTTGTTTAAATTACAGACTCTGAAATCCTTGTGGGCTCTGAAGGCTCCTAATAGGACTTTCCATGGACACCCCAGGCTGCTTGCCTCTGATGTGTATTCACAGTACGAGTCTGTCAGGCGAGGCGAACAGGAAATACCAAAGTACTTTAACTTTGCAAGTGATGTACTGGACAAATGGTCTGAGATTGAAAAG GCTGGAAAGAGACCATCAAACCCTGCCTTTTGGTGGAtaaatggaaaaggagaagaagtgAAGTGGAGCTTTGAGGAGTTGGGGTTCCTGTCTCGGAAAGTGGCCAATGTGCTGACTAAAGTATGTGGACTGCAGAAGGGGGCCAGAATTGTTGTGATCCTGCCGCGAGTCCCAGAATGGTGGCTGGTGAATGTGGCTTGCATGCGAACAG GAATTGTCTTAATTCCAGGAATATCCCAATTATCAGCCAAAGACATACTATATCGACTCCAGGCGTCAAAGGCCACGTGCATCATTACCGATGACATCCTGGCTCCTGCTGTGGACTCAGTGGCATCTGAGTGTCAGTTTCTGAAAACCAAGCTAATCGTGTCCAAAGGCAATAGGGAGGGATGGCTGAACTTCACTGACCTGTACAA aaaccaATCTGCTGAGCATTCCTGCATCAAAACAAGGATTCAAGACCCAATGAGTATCTTCTTTACCAGTGGAACCACAGGTTCTCCAAAGATGACTGAACATTCCCAGGGTAGTCTTGGTTTCAGACCCCTTTTAAGTGAAAG gtattgGTTGGATTTGACTACCTCAGACATGGTATGGAGCACAGCAGACACAGGATGGATACTAGCTTCACTGGCATCTGTTTTTGATCCCTGGGTTTTTGGATCATGCATCTTCATACATAAACTATCACAGATTGAATCAGCAGCCATCCTAAAC ACTCTCTGCAGATTCCCCATTGACGTGCTGATTGGTGCTCCCACATTGTTCCGCATGCTGGTGCAAAATGATCTCTCCAA CTACAAATTCAGGAACTTGAAGCACTGCATGAGTGGAGGGGAGCCAGTCAACCCAGAAGTCATGGAGCAGTGGAAAAGCAAGACTGGGCTGGACATCCATGAAGTATATGGCCAGACTGAAACG GGAATAAtctgctctgtttttaaaggaatgaaGATTAAACCTGGATCAATGGGAAAGGCAGCTCCCCTTTATGATGTTCAG ATCATAGACAAAAATGCTAATATTCTGCCTCCAGGACAACAGGGGGAAATTGCTGTCAGAAGCAAACCTATAAGACCACTTGGTTTATTCTCTGAATATGTT GATAACCCTaagaaaactggagaaagtGAACGTGGGGATTTTTATGTCACTGGAGACAGAGGGACTATGGATGAAGACGGATATTTTAAGTTTATTGGAAGAGACGATGACATCATCATTTCTTCAGG ATACCGCATTGGGCCATTTGAAGTAGAGAGTGCCCTGATAGAGCACCCAGCAGTAGCAGAAACAGCTGTTGTTAGCAGCCCAGATCCCCTCAGAGGAGAG ATTGTGAAAGCATTTGTCGTCCTGTCCCCGACCTTTTCATCCAGTGACCTGGAGAGCTTAACCCATGACTTGCAGGAGCATGTCAAGAAAACTACCGCTCCATATAAATACCCTAGAAAG gtggaATTTGTCCAAGAGCTGCCAAAGACAGTCACTGGGAAGATCAAGAGGAACGAATTAAGAAACAAAGAGTGGGGACGGATGTAG